One stretch of Sander vitreus isolate 19-12246 chromosome 16, sanVit1, whole genome shotgun sequence DNA includes these proteins:
- the LOC144530911 gene encoding uncharacterized protein LOC144530911, producing MRGLRRVLFFMPLALLVLQSRSFELQDTIHSLIEENIHLHDQLENLTQALREFRRMLWHHSNDPDHHEHHEHHNEDAQHLWDEFSEHGISAQTHLLLEHAFCGPDLHGSAAPLNEETTFLLLTLPSLTLLLLMTYF from the exons ATGAGGGGACTAAGGCGAGTGCTTTTCTTCATGCCCTTGGCTCTGCTGGTCCTGCAAAGTCGGAGCTTTGAACTACAAGATACAATTCATTCACTGATAGAGGAGAATATCCACCTTCATGACCAGCTGGAAAACCTCACCCAAGCCCTCAGGGAATTCAGACGAATGCTCTGGCATCACTCAAATG ACCCAGATCACCATGAACACCATGAACATCACAATGAGGATGCCCAGCATCTGTGGGACGAATTTTCGGAACACG GCATCAGTGCACAAACCCATCTCCTGTTGGAGCATGCCTTTTGTGGACCTGACCTGCATGGCTCAGCTGCTCCCCTCAATGAAGAAACAACCTTCCTACTGCTGACGTTACCCAGCCtcaccctgctgctgctgatgacaTATTTCTAG